One part of the Polyangiaceae bacterium genome encodes these proteins:
- a CDS encoding TetR/AcrR family transcriptional regulator, giving the protein MARSIPSDRFPQLIEAATAVFIQRGFARTQMEDVAKRLGVAKGTLYGYVESKEALFDAAVRFADGHLQLPTPDALPLRTPLAGATVGYVQTRVMTEAAALKLAGVMQGSLRVRGVERELSEVLTDLYEAIARNRRALKLIDRCAIDFPELAEVWFGGGRRAQVQLLTELLSRRGRRLRKLGSAEVVARALLETLVFWAMHRHFVSGADPDQPSLGPDEATVKREIVALLVNGVLP; this is encoded by the coding sequence GGCGCGCAGCATCCCCAGTGACCGATTCCCTCAGTTGATCGAAGCAGCGACGGCGGTCTTCATTCAGCGCGGCTTCGCCCGCACTCAGATGGAAGATGTCGCGAAGCGGCTCGGCGTCGCCAAGGGCACGCTCTACGGGTACGTCGAGTCGAAGGAGGCCTTGTTCGACGCCGCGGTGCGCTTCGCGGATGGTCACCTGCAGTTGCCGACGCCCGACGCGCTGCCGCTGCGCACGCCGCTGGCGGGCGCCACGGTGGGGTACGTTCAGACACGCGTGATGACGGAAGCCGCAGCGCTGAAGCTCGCGGGAGTGATGCAAGGCAGCCTGCGGGTGCGCGGCGTCGAGCGAGAGCTGTCCGAGGTGCTCACGGACTTGTACGAGGCGATCGCCCGGAATCGCCGCGCGTTGAAGCTCATCGATCGCTGCGCCATCGATTTTCCTGAGCTAGCGGAGGTCTGGTTCGGTGGAGGTCGGCGCGCTCAGGTGCAGCTCTTGACTGAGCTGCTCTCCAGGCGCGGGCGGCGACTGCGCAAGCTGGGGAGCGCCGAGGTGGTCGCGCGGGCTCTGCTCGAGACGCTGGTGTTTTGGGCGATGCATCGTCACTTCGTGTCGGGTGCGGACCCCGATCAGCCTAGCCTTGGTCCAGACGAGGCGACCGTGAAGCGAGAAATCGTGGCATTGCTCGTGAATGGGGTGTTGCCGTGA
- a CDS encoding glycosyltransferase family 39 protein — protein sequence MRKRAWERASAWVVGVACGLKALVHLLLIRRYGYHTDELYFIECGRHLAFGYVDHPPLIPWIAAIVDRLGGGLLALRLPAVLAGTATLWLVGLLVKLWGGGWRAQLVALLALLLAPAPLRMGSMLDIPVFEVFLCTLSAYWVALALKRQVRWAWLAAGVSLGLAILAKHASVAWGAALFLGILASPVRGELKRPWPWMGVALAGLIALPNLIWQVQHGYPTLEFMGHMRALLVDQRVMFLPGQVLYFGPLALPVWIAGVVASLRSPEKPSRPFAVAFLVLAALYLVSAGKPYYLASAYPAVMAAGGLAFEHWREKRPRGWSVFVVGLVSTGVGLGALSLPVLSIQRMDATAGALFGWAVRPMELTHDMHRMFGAQERTRQVERVFSSLPADEQRRTGILAGSYSHAAGYNVYRQPGMPRAVSGNMTYFYWGFDADRTQQLIVFGLPSASVEAGYAHCEEVSRLQTPLAAPGYIDVPVFLCREPRGGLEAIWPSLRSFGHTRQMPVTPGATHPG from the coding sequence GTGAGGAAGCGTGCCTGGGAGCGCGCGAGCGCCTGGGTCGTGGGCGTGGCTTGTGGGCTCAAGGCGCTGGTGCACCTGCTCTTGATCCGTCGCTACGGCTACCATACCGACGAGCTGTACTTCATCGAGTGCGGGCGGCACCTCGCCTTTGGCTACGTCGATCACCCGCCGCTCATTCCGTGGATCGCCGCGATCGTCGATCGCTTGGGTGGCGGTCTGCTTGCGTTGAGGCTACCGGCCGTCTTGGCGGGGACGGCGACGCTCTGGCTGGTTGGGCTCTTGGTCAAGCTCTGGGGCGGAGGATGGCGCGCTCAACTGGTGGCGCTGTTGGCGCTGCTCTTGGCGCCGGCACCGCTGCGCATGGGGTCGATGCTCGATATTCCGGTGTTCGAGGTCTTCTTGTGTACGCTCAGCGCCTACTGGGTCGCGCTTGCGCTCAAGAGGCAGGTGCGTTGGGCGTGGCTCGCTGCGGGTGTTTCCCTGGGGTTAGCCATTCTGGCGAAGCACGCCTCGGTCGCCTGGGGTGCGGCGCTGTTCTTGGGTATTCTCGCGAGTCCGGTGCGTGGGGAGCTCAAGCGGCCCTGGCCCTGGATGGGCGTGGCGCTCGCTGGGTTGATTGCGCTGCCGAACCTGATTTGGCAGGTACAGCACGGCTACCCGACGCTGGAGTTCATGGGCCATATGCGGGCGCTGCTGGTGGATCAGCGGGTGATGTTCCTACCAGGTCAGGTGTTGTATTTCGGCCCGCTCGCGCTTCCGGTGTGGATCGCCGGGGTGGTGGCGAGCTTGCGCTCACCGGAGAAGCCGAGCCGACCTTTCGCCGTGGCCTTCTTGGTTTTGGCCGCGCTCTACCTGGTGAGCGCGGGCAAGCCGTACTACCTCGCCAGCGCTTACCCCGCGGTAATGGCGGCCGGTGGGCTTGCGTTCGAGCACTGGCGCGAAAAGCGGCCCCGCGGGTGGTCAGTGTTCGTCGTTGGTCTCGTGTCGACGGGCGTCGGGCTGGGCGCGCTCAGTCTCCCCGTACTGTCCATCCAGCGCATGGACGCTACTGCGGGGGCGCTGTTCGGCTGGGCGGTGCGTCCGATGGAGCTGACTCACGACATGCATCGCATGTTCGGCGCTCAGGAACGCACGCGACAGGTTGAGCGAGTGTTTTCTTCGCTGCCCGCAGACGAGCAACGCCGAACCGGCATCCTCGCGGGCAGCTACTCCCACGCTGCGGGTTATAACGTCTACCGCCAACCGGGGATGCCCCGCGCGGTCAGCGGCAACATGACGTACTTCTACTGGGGCTTCGACGCCGACCGCACCCAGCAGCTGATCGTCTTCGGCTTGCCCAGCGCATCGGTCGAAGCAGGCTACGCGCACTGCGAGGAGGTCTCACGCTTGCAGACGCCGCTGGCCGCGCCGGGCTACATCGACGTGCCGGTGTTTCTGTGCCGTGAGCCCCGTGGCGGGCTCGAGGCCATCTGGCCCAGCTTGCGCAGCTTTGGTCACACGCGGCAGATGCCAGTCACTCCTGGAGCAACTCATCCAGGCTGA